The following proteins come from a genomic window of Pleuronectes platessa chromosome 2, fPlePla1.1, whole genome shotgun sequence:
- the grm6b gene encoding LOW QUALITY PROTEIN: glutamate receptor, metabotropic 6b (The sequence of the model RefSeq protein was modified relative to this genomic sequence to represent the inferred CDS: inserted 1 base in 1 codon), whose amino-acid sequence MKNGKVSNVEGVAWCCXVPLLVIIMTSEDRSSHQCSWLGLLCGHRTWAGLLWVLLLLLGTIPSSWAQQGPTPQSIKIEGDITLGGLFPIHSRGPAGVPCGEVKREKGIHRLEAMLYALDQINSDPDLLPNITLGARILDTCSRDTYALEQSLTFVQALIQKDTSDVRCSNGEPPIIPKPERVVGVIGASGSAVSIMVANVLRLFSIPQISYASTAPELSDKSRYEFFSRVVPPDSYQAQAMVDIVKAMGWNYVSTLASEGNYGESGVDAFLQISREAGGVCIAQSIKIPREPRFGEFDKIIKRLMETSNARGVIIFANEDDIKRVLQAAKIANLTGHFLFVGSDSWGAKSSPIQELEEVAEGAVTILPKRASIDGFDQYFSTRSLENNRRNIWFAEFWEDDFKCKLTRPGIKYEPGRRKCTGEERISEDSQYEQEGKVQFVIDAVYAMAHALHSMHLDLCPGYMGVCEKMDPVEGQMLLQYIHAVSFNGSAGTGVMFNENGDAPGRYDIFQYQLSNVTNPGYKDIGQWTNHLRLNAEEMQWSGGDRKIPESVCSFPCESGERKKMVKGVPCCWHCEFCDGYQYLLDEFSCDMCPFDMRPFKNRTGCRDTPIIKLEWSSPWAIIPVFLAIMGILATTGCIVTFIRFNDTPIVRASGRELSYVLLTGIFLIYLITFLMIAEPSTAVCAFRRLLLGLGMCISYSAMLTKTNRIYRIFEQGKKSVTPPKFISPGSQLIITFILISVQLLGVFIWFGVMPPHTIIDYEEQKPPNPEFARGVLKCDMSDLSLILCLSYSIVLMITCTVYAVKSRGVPETFNEAKPIGFTMYTTCIVWLAFVPIFFGTAQSTEKMFIQTTTLTVSMSLSATVSLGMLYIPKVYVIIFHPEQNVQKRKRSFKAVVQAATVSTHLSQKSNDKPNGESKIVPDRSQ is encoded by the exons ATGAAGAATGGGAAG GTGTCAAACGTAGAGGGAGTGGCCTGGTGCT CAGTACCTCTGCTGGTCATCATCATGACATCAGAGGACCGCTCTTCCCATCAGTGCTCCTGGCTGGGTTTACTATGTGGACACAGGACGTGGGCTGGACTGCtgtgggtgctgctgctgctgctgggtacCATCCCCAGCTCGTGGGCTCAGCAGGGCCCAAcaccccagtccatcaaaatcGAGGGCGACATCACCCTGGGCGGTCTGTTCCCGATTCATTCCCGAGGGCCTGCCGGGGTGCCCTGCGGGGAGGttaagagagagaaggggatcCACCGACTGGAGGCCATGCTGTACGCCTTGGACCAGATCAACAGCGACCCAGACCTGCTGCCCAACATCACCCTGGGGGCCCGGATCCTGGACACCTGCTCCAGAGACACCTACGCCCTGGAGCAGTCTCTCACCTTTGTCCAGGCCCTCATCCAGAAGGACACCTCGGACGTTCGCTGCTCGAACGGAGAGCCCCCCATCATCCCCAAACCAGAGAGGGTGGTCGGGGTGATCGGGGCATCTGGCAGCGCGGTGTCCATCATGGTGGCCAATGTGCTCAGACTGTTCTCG ATCCCCCAGATCAGCTACGCCTCCACGGCTCCGGAGCTGAGCGACAAAAGCCGATACGAGTTCTTCTCCCGCGTGGTGCCACCTGATTCCTACCAGGCCCAGGCCATGGTGGACATCGTCAAAGCCATGGGCTGGAACTACGTCTCCACGTTGGCCTCCGAGGGCAACTACGGAGAGAGTGGTGTCGATGCCTTCCTCCAGATATCCAGAGAAGCAG GTGGGGTGTGCATTGCACAGTCCATAAAGATTCCCAGAGAACCCAGATTTGGGGAGTTTGACAAAATCATCAAGAGACTGATGGAAACCTCTAACGCTCGTGGGGTGATAATCTTTGCCAACGAGGATGACATCAA GCGGGTGTTGCAGGCTGCCAAAATAGCCAACCTGACAGGACACTTTCTGTTTGTCGGCTCTGACAGCTGGGGGGCCAAAAGCTCCCCGATCCAAGAACTGGAGGAGGTGGCAGAGGGCGCTGTCACCATCCTTCCAAAAAGAGCCTCTATCGATG GCTTCGACCAGTACTTCAGTACGAGATCTCTGGAAAACAACAGGAGAAACATCTGGTTTGCAGAATTCTGGGAGGATGACTTCAAGTGCAAACTAACTCGGCCCGGTATAAAATATGAACCTGGTAGAAGAAAATGTACAG GGGAGGAAAGAATCAGTGAAGACTCTCAGTACGAACAGGAGGGCAAGGTGCAGTTTGTGATTGATGCTGTGTACGCCATGGCCCACGCTCTACACAGCATGCACCTAGACCTCTGCCCTGGCTACATGGGTGTCTGCGAGAAGATGGACCCTGTGGAAGGACAAATGCTCCTTCAATACATTCACGCTGTCAGCTTCAACG GCAGCGCAGGAACTGGAGTCATGTTCAATGAGAATGGAGATGCTCCCGGTCGGTACGACATCTTCCAGTACCAACTGTCTAATGTCACCAACCCCGGCTACAAGGATATTGGTCAATGGACCAACCACCTCCGACTCAAT GCtgaggagatgcagtggtcagGTGGTGACCGCAAGATCCCCGAGTCAGTGTGCAGTTTCCCCTGCGAGTCTGGTGAGAGGAAGAAAATGGTGAAGGGCGTTCCCTGCTGCTGGCACTGTGAATTCTGCGATGGCTATCAGTACCTTCTGGATGAGTTCTCCTGCGACATGTGCCCGTTTGACATGAGGCCCTTCAAGAACCGCACTGGGTGCCGGGACACACCCATTATCAAGCTGGAGTGGAGCTCTCCCTGGGCCATCATCCCCGTCTTCCTGGCCATCATGGGCATCCTGGCCACCACCGGATGCATTGTGACCTTCATACGCTTTAACGACACGCCTATTGTGCGGGCCTCGGGCAGAGAGCTCAGCTACGTGTTGCTGACAGGCATCTTCCTCATCTACCTCATCACCTTCCTCATGATAGCTGAGCCCAGTACGGCCGTGTGCGCCTTCCGCAGGCTGCTGTTGGGGCTTGGCATGTGCATCAGCTATTCTGCCATGCTCACCAAGACCAACCGGATTTACCGCATCTTCGAACAGGGCAAGAAGTCGGTCACTCCTCCGAAATTCATCAGCCCCGGCTCTCAGCTGATTATCACCTTTATACTCATCTCAGTACAG TTACTTGGCGTGTTCATCTGGTTCGGTGTGATGCCCCCCCACACCATCATCGACTACGAGGAGCAGAAGCCTCCAAACCCAGAGTTCGCCCGAGGAGTCCTGAAGTGTGACATGTCCGACCTGTCCCTCATCCTATGTCTGAGCTACAGTATCGTACTGATGATCACCTGCACGGTGTATGCCGTTAAGAGCAGAGGAGTTCCTGAGACATTCAATGAGGCTAAGCCCATTGGCTTCACCATGTACACGACCTGCATCGTCTGGCTGGCTTTCGTACCCATCTTCTTTGGGACGGCTCAGTCGACTGAGAAG ATGTTCATCCAGACCACCACGCTAACGGTGTCCATGAGCCTGAGCGCCACCGTGTCCCTGGGCATGCTCTACATCCCCAAGGTGTACGTCATCATCTTCCACCCGGAGCAGAACGTCCAGAAGAGAAAGCGCAGCTTCAAAGCCGTGGTGCAGGCGGCCACCGTGTCCACGCACCTGTCCCAGAAGTCCAACGACAAACCGAACGGAGAGTCCAAGATCGTGCCGGACAGGTCCCAGTGA